From Micromonospora nigra, one genomic window encodes:
- a CDS encoding uroporphyrinogen-III synthase, protein MTRTRKPVGRIAFVGAGPGDPGLLTRRAHDALVDADQVVYDRGVPETLLDAVRTEAREDAQFTPAEGAPGDVAKVLISAARAGLNAVHLVAGDPFGHDSVVKEVQAVARTAAHFEVVPGVGQAEGVATYAGVPLPGVRTAADVEDVGALDFEALASAVGRGSLALAVDAGDLAAIRDGLLAAGVDGGTGVGVTGDGTGETQYTTTSTVDSFVAAALGFTGRVVLTLGAGVGQRDKLSWWENRPLYGWKVLVPRTKEQAGAMSARLRAYGAIPCEVPTIAVEPPRTPAQMERAVKGLVDGRYAWVIFTSVNAVRAVWEKFAEHGLDARHFGGVKIACIGEATADAVRAFGIQPELVPSGEQSSEGLLAEFSPHDEVLDPVGRVLLPRADIATETLAAGLTERGWEVDDVTAYRTVRAAPPPAEIRDAIKSGGFDAVLFTSSSTVRNLVGIAGKPHARTVVAVIGPKTSETATEFGLRVDVQPPHASVPDLVEALAAYAVELREKLAAMPAKQRRGSKVQGPTALRFR, encoded by the coding sequence ATGACCCGCACCCGTAAGCCCGTCGGCCGCATCGCGTTCGTCGGGGCCGGCCCCGGAGACCCGGGCCTGCTGACCCGCCGGGCGCACGACGCCCTGGTCGACGCCGACCAGGTGGTCTACGACCGGGGAGTCCCCGAAACGCTGCTGGACGCGGTGCGCACCGAGGCGCGGGAGGACGCGCAGTTCACCCCGGCGGAGGGCGCACCGGGTGACGTGGCGAAGGTGCTCATCTCGGCGGCCCGCGCGGGCCTCAACGCCGTGCACCTGGTCGCCGGCGACCCCTTCGGCCACGACTCGGTGGTCAAGGAGGTGCAGGCCGTGGCGCGGACCGCCGCGCACTTCGAGGTGGTTCCGGGCGTCGGCCAGGCCGAGGGCGTGGCCACCTACGCGGGTGTGCCGCTGCCGGGCGTACGGACCGCCGCCGACGTCGAGGACGTGGGCGCGCTCGACTTCGAGGCGCTGGCCTCGGCCGTCGGCCGGGGCTCGCTCGCGCTGGCGGTGGACGCCGGTGACCTCGCGGCGATCCGCGACGGGCTGCTCGCCGCCGGGGTCGACGGCGGCACCGGTGTCGGGGTGACCGGCGACGGCACGGGCGAGACGCAGTACACGACCACGTCGACCGTCGACTCCTTCGTCGCGGCGGCGCTCGGCTTCACCGGCCGGGTGGTGCTCACCCTCGGTGCGGGCGTCGGCCAGCGGGACAAGCTGAGCTGGTGGGAGAACCGGCCGCTGTACGGCTGGAAGGTGCTCGTGCCCCGCACCAAGGAGCAGGCCGGGGCGATGAGCGCGCGGCTGCGGGCGTACGGCGCGATCCCGTGCGAGGTGCCGACCATCGCGGTCGAGCCGCCGCGTACCCCCGCCCAGATGGAACGGGCCGTGAAGGGCCTGGTCGACGGCCGGTACGCCTGGGTGATCTTCACCTCGGTGAACGCGGTCCGCGCGGTCTGGGAGAAGTTCGCCGAGCACGGCCTGGACGCCCGGCACTTCGGCGGCGTCAAGATCGCCTGCATCGGCGAGGCGACCGCCGACGCGGTCCGCGCGTTCGGCATCCAGCCGGAGCTGGTCCCGTCGGGGGAGCAGTCCTCCGAGGGGCTGCTGGCCGAGTTCTCGCCGCACGACGAGGTGCTCGACCCGGTGGGGCGGGTGCTGCTGCCGCGCGCCGACATCGCCACGGAGACCCTTGCCGCCGGCCTGACCGAGCGCGGCTGGGAGGTCGACGACGTGACCGCGTACCGGACGGTCCGCGCGGCGCCGCCGCCCGCCGAGATCCGGGACGCGATCAAGTCCGGCGGATTCGACGCGGTCCTCTTCACGTCCAGCTCGACAGTACGCAACCTGGTGGGTATCGCGGGGAAGCCGCACGCTCGTACCGTGGTTGCAGTGATCGGGCCCAAGACGTCGGAGACCGCGACGGAGTTCGGCCTTCGGGTCGACGTGCAGCCGCCGCACGCCTCGGTGCCCGATCTGGTGGAGGCGCTGGCCGCCTACGCCGTCGAGCTGCGGGAGAAGCTCGCCGCGATGCCGGCGAAGCAGCGCCGGGGCTCGAAGGTGCAGGGGCCGACCGCCCTGAGGTTCCGCTAG